The nucleotide sequence ATTAATTCGGCGAATCTGCTAAAATCCTGTAAATGCAAGTATATTCTATTCAATAAAGTATaagcaacaattttttttttaagaaaaaatatagttttattttaataaaaatacataaaactatattattttattcaattattacatgtaatattaagtaatacTACATATTTCCACGTGTACAAAATTCACTAGTTTGCAATTAATCAGGATTTTAGCAGATTCGCCGAATTAATGAATAGactttattcattaattcggCGAATCTgctaaaattctataaatgcaaaatagacGTATTTGTAGAATCAATCTGTCActgaaacaaaattaattggcAGTCCaatcaaaagaaataaaaggcAACACGAATATATATAAGCTTGATACCAGTTTACGTGGATTCAGTCATCTTGGTTGCTTTTGAGATGATAATACGGCTATTCTTTATATAGTGTATATCTTaacaattttaacaaattcgtaaaaatttgtaaatttcttttgcTTGGAAGATGTTTGCcataatttttgcttttgGACTTATAACAACACATGTTACAGCGAAACTacgtaagtaaataaaaatatgtgttcTTATTTCcatcgttatatatatgtactcaCGAACTTTTCTATTCTACACATAAATAAAGCTTGTTATATTTTAGTAGGCATGAGTTTGGCTTGTATAAAATCTTTCGAAAAGCAccaacatataattttttttgtacatatgttTTAAGTAAacttaagtaaaaatatttttaaataaatatgtgctgaaaatttaaagattataaaattaaaagaaaacattttgtcCAAGATTTCAAATCTATTATCAATGTATAAATCAATCGTAAACAGTTTAATTCAAAGTCGCaagttaattaagaaaatgatttaaacACTGCAGCTTCCTACCTTCACGCCTGTAGCCACAAGGATACCAATTACAATCAATGCATTGCAAACAGCATCGGTAGTGTAAAAGATAAAGTTTGCGCAGGATTTCCAGAATTGAACATTCCATCAGGCGAGCCATTAACTATCGacaaaatagttatttttgacgcaaataatattaaattggaTCTCAAAGATGTGAAAGTATATGGATTTTGTGATTTCGTCGTAAATTCGGTTAATGCAGATTTTGAAAAGCTCCACttcgatattgattttttattacgacatatttatataaaagtcaCGTATGATTTTGATATACATCTGTTGGTGCCCGTTGCTCATAAGGGGCCAACTGACATTACTTCAGGTAAAATAATTGAtcctactttaaaataaaagaaaagtttagaGAGAagacaaaactttttttttcttttagcatagaaaatttaaagtattacttttttaaagtatttttattttattttattattagaatgtaTTTTTTGCAGAAAACGTAGGATTGAAAGTAGGCCTGGACTTAAAAGTGATAACCAAAAacggcaaaaaatatatatttgcgtcGAAAGCAACCGCCAAATGTGACATCAAATCATTCAAATATAAGTTCACTGAGGACAAAAAAGAATTAGCTGAGTTGCATAAGATTATTGACGATGTCGTATCCAAAAATACAAAGGAAGTTGTTAAAGCTGTTTCAGCAGCAATGGAAGAGAGAGCCTCCAGATTCGTTATATCAATGTTCAATGATATAGCCTTCTCTCGTTACGAGGAACTATTTTCGCCAGAGATATGAATTGTTTGAGACTTTGACATTTATTAGGCTACATTAGGTTACGCATACAAAacttaattacatattttacttaattgtttaataattttttattaaacaacaaacgacggctaaaatctttttaaaattactcgGAGTAGTGATcttgattataaatatcaagatTAATGTTATTTAGACTGACTTTATATATTGGAATATTTACCATTGACATTTTGCATTTACGAGATGTGTCCCAAAAGTAATGagaatgaatttattataGCCCATTATTACATATCCGAGCAACAATTACTTCGGATCTCCTTCAAAGTAGGCTCCTTGGGAACGCACAAACCGTTTCCAAAGTTCTACCATTCCTGGAAGCAGTGCTGGAAGTCCGCATGTCTGTGATAGTGTTCAGCGCGTGTGGCCTTTTGGATCTGGTCGAGAGTCCCGTGATGGCGGCCTTTTAACAGATTTTTCATTTTGGGAAAGGCAAAAGAATTACACGGAGCTCCAGGTACTGCTTTCAGGAATGGCAAAACCTTGGGAACGGCGTTCCCAACGTACACACCGTTTCCAAGAAGTCTACTTTGAAAGAGATACAGAACATATTTATCGGCAATTTTATCACTGAATCATTGATTAGTTGgtttcgaaatataattttcaagttgGAAACAGATAGAGAAGAGAAACAATATTCGTTCAttcgtatttaaattattgaaacgcTTGTATACAAGCGTGTATCTAAAacttttgtatactttttgcaaatttacatggtatattatatatagatatgtacatacatatataacatgtatGTAACTTAAATTGTCAGACGTTATAAATGCATGgtaaaaattgatgtaaatgaaaaaaaagtgcaaccattatatttttatattatacatatctattctattatattctatgCAGTTACTTaagaatattaacaatattaacagaaaatatacatgacaaaatatataacggaattttaatgatataattgtataaagatAGGCCAAAAAAAATACGCAATATCGATTTCTATAATGCACTTTTTATGCTGAAAATTATCAGGTTTGCTATTACTTACACAAATAATTAAgtgtttatatacataatatttttatacaatacatatataatatcttgcatcattaattataagtgATACCGTTTGTATTTGTCATATATaaggatattttaatttgttatttgatGTTTTGGAATctatcttataaatatttgtaaaataatgagCACCAAATTATTTCATCCGGATCGCCATTGGcactttgttttaaatatttatctacccctttgtaaaaattatgcaagcAAAATATACACCTTATTTGTTACAACTTCCATTGcataagtatatttaaatcttttaataaaaaaaaaataaactgttcTGCAGAGCTGCACGCGCGCGCTCAAAAGATTCCAGAGTCTctgataatatttctttcgtcGTCTGTTATTAATGATGTAAGTGtcaagtaaagaaaaaaatttgaatcaaaataaaatattgcagcaaAAATACacttctctttaaaaaaaaaagaataaacttatttttagcTCCTATccttaattttacttttgcaattttattcttgctattgacattaaaaagatatacatatttctcgacgagatattttttttacagaactACATATATCTGCAAAACTGATACAGACACAACATTTATCTGTGACAttgatagaataattttttattggaatAAAATACTTTGTACTGTGTATGTCGCaaaaattcttatattctaataaaatcttattttctaGTTTATGTAAGAAAACTTTACcctctttataaaatttattctttgttatttataaattttatctacaAATTTTCTGATCCGAACAGAAATATAACATATGAGacgattttaatatattttttacattgaaataaaatattttttatacaggcttcatttatttcaatattattcgaTGAAGATTGATTCTAAATTTACATCATGCATGTAATTTCGCATGGAAAATCCAA is from Temnothorax longispinosus isolate EJ_2023e chromosome 10, Tlon_JGU_v1, whole genome shotgun sequence and encodes:
- the LOC139820904 gene encoding protein takeout-like, which encodes MFAIIFAFGLITTHVTAKLPSYLHACSHKDTNYNQCIANSIGSVKDKVCAGFPELNIPSGEPLTIDKIVIFDANNIKLDLKDVKVYGFCDFVVNSVNADFEKLHFDIDFLLRHIYIKVTYDFDIHLLVPVAHKGPTDITSENVGLKVGLDLKVITKNGKKYIFASKATAKCDIKSFKYKFTEDKKELAELHKIIDDVVSKNTKEVVKAVSAAMEERASRFVISMFNDIAFSRYEELFSPEI